From Longimicrobium sp., the proteins below share one genomic window:
- a CDS encoding WG repeat-containing protein translates to MWGYIDRHGNYVVPPHNGHGDSFKEGLASVQITAGSSDFRYIDPHGNFVTPHGSDRASIGAVPWRTQPISPHRSPMTRSLTYGTVLLIASLQVRPGHA, encoded by the coding sequence ATGTGGGGCTACATCGATCGCCACGGGAACTACGTGGTGCCGCCCCATAACGGGCACGGCGACAGCTTCAAGGAGGGGCTGGCCAGCGTGCAGATCACGGCGGGCAGTTCGGACTTCCGGTACATTGACCCTCACGGAAACTTCGTGACGCCGCACGGAAGTGACCGGGCGTCGATTGGTGCGGTCCCCTGGCGTACTCAACCAATTTCTCCACACAGGTCGCCCATGACTCGCTCGCTGACGTACGGCACGGTGCTATTGATCGCCTCGCTCCAGGTCCGGCCGGGGCATGCCTAG